The following coding sequences lie in one Ostrea edulis chromosome 8, xbOstEdul1.1, whole genome shotgun sequence genomic window:
- the LOC125661538 gene encoding uncharacterized protein LOC125661538: MHRTMVSRCCFVLVFLTCIVGVTTLQRCRDCDYRGESYTSLTVFGVQLSKCHFQRCFCRCSGSVNCPLSQRRVTCKDECIMCRNPFTGNQLPPFTTFRHRSRTLGLLNCECGCHGSYSCTSAYG, from the exons ATGCATCGCACAATG GTTTCTCGTTGCTGTTTCGTCCTAGTTTTTCTCACCTGCATTGTGGGCGTCACCACTTTACAGCGTTGTCGTGACTGTGACTATAGAGGCGAATCGTACACGTCACTGACTGTTTTCGGGGTTCAGCTTTCCAAGTGTCACTTCCAGAGATGTTTCTGCCGCTGTAGCGGATCTGTGAACTGCCCCTTATCTCAGAGAAGAGTCACGTGCAAGGATGAGTGTATTATGTGTAGAAATCCATTCACCGGAAATCAGTTACCGCCCTTTACCACCTTTCGGCACAGGTCTAGAACGCTTGGATTGTTGAACTGTGAATGTGGATGCCACGGGTCTTACTCTTGCACAAGCGCATATGGATAG
- the LOC130049552 gene encoding uncharacterized protein LOC130049552 translates to MNGVCNQINGQLYQIEDMLLLSTTKRNILQTYVTNFLKNGHYVIQGRLVICVPPLKCWRNEDGTVAVPLTFFPPPDNVLAIDARTGDVDSNGIDVKSTRGFICEEVDIDD, encoded by the exons ATGAATGGAGTATGTAATCAGATTAATGGACAGCTTTACCAAATTGAGGACATGCTATTACTATCTACCACGAAAAGGAATATTCTCCAAACCTATGTGACCA ATTTTCTCAAGAATGGGCACTACGTCATACAGGGTAGATTGGTCATCTGTGTGCCGCCCTTAAAATGTTGGAGAAATGAAGATGGTACAGTGGCTGTTCCCTTAACCTTCTTCCCTCCCCCCGATAACGTACTGGCTATTGATGCCCGTACAGGTGATGTCGATAGCAATGGCATTGATGTAAAAAGTACACGAGGATTTATTTGCGAGGAGGTAGATATTGATGACTGA